The DNA region TGTACAAGCGGTTTACGTACCTGCGGATGATTTAACGGATCCAGCGCCTGCAACAACCTTTGCCCACTTAGATGCCACAACAGTATTATCTCGTAAAATTGCCGAGCTTGGTATTTACCCTGCAGTAGACCCATTGGATTCTACTTCTCGTATCTTGACTAAAGAAATTTTAGGAAAAGAGCACTACGATTGCGCACAACGTGTAAAAGAGTTATTGCAACGTTATAAAGAACTACAAGATATTATCGCCATCCTTGGTATGGAAGAATTATCAGAAGAAGATAAATTAGCCGTAGGTCGTGCACGTCGTGTACAACGTTTCTTGTCTCAACCATTCCACGTAGCTGAGCAGTTTACAGGTATTCCAGGAGTATTGGTTGATATTAAAGAAACCATTAAAGGCTTTAACATGATTATGGACGGTGAATTAGATCACCTTCCAGAAGCAGCTTTCAACCTTAAAGGTACTATCGAGGAAGCTATTGAAGCTGGCGAAAAAATGTTAGCTGAGGCGTAAAATTAGTTGACAGTTTTCAGTCGCAGTTTTTCGGTGACTACAAACTAAAGACCACAAACTAAAGACTAAGAAATATGTATTTAGAAATCGTATCACCAGAAGCTACACTATTTAGCGGCGAAGTAGACGCCGTAGCCGTACCAGGTGTAAATGGTGAGTTTCAAATGTTGAACAACCACGCAGCTATTGTTTCTTCTTTAAAGGAAGGCTTTATTAAAATTTCTGGAGCAGTGACCTTAAACGCCGATGTTGAGGACAACTTTTCAAAAGGAGAGAACAATACAACCCTATTGAAAATCAATTCCGGAACTGTTGAAATGAAAGACAACAAAGTGATTGTTTTAGCAGACTAAATTTCATTACACAACATAAATAAAAACGCGAAACTTAGGTTTCGCGTTTTTTTATGCCGTTAAGCCGTATTTTCAAACCTTTTTTATCACATTGGTTACAATGCCCCAAATTAAAAAATTATTGTCTTCCGTAATTTTAATGATAGGATAATCAGGATTTTCGGGCTGCAACCACACCTCGCCTCCCGAAACACGCAAACGCTTTACTGTAATTCGCCATCCAAAAAGCAAACGGCTATTTTATTGTTTGAAGGCTCCAAACTTCTATCAATTACCAAAAGATCGTTATCCTCTAGCCCTGCCCCAATCATCGATTGGCCACTTACACGGGCATAAAAGGTCGCTTCTTTATTTTTAACCAACTCTTCGTCCAAAGACAAACGCTGCTCTTTAAAATCTTCAGCCGGCGAAGGAAACCCTGCCGAAATTCCAGCATCAAAAAAATGCCGCAGCACCATCAATGGTTTGCGGGGTAAAAAACGTTAAACTTCCAGATCTGTGTGCTATCATCTTACTAAAATAATATCGTTAATGTTTGTGGTGTACCGCGGCGACAATCGCTCTTGGCGCATTTTCCATGTACGCTTTAAGTCTTGGTTGCCCAATTTTATTTTATGGCTTTTGTATTTTGAGTTTAAAAAATCAATAGACTGCATTAAGGGTTGGTGCTTGGGGTTTTCCTTATCGAATAACTGTAACTGATGGTTATTGGTCGGCACCAAACCCGTAACGATTACACCCGCCCGTTTGTACTTAATGCCTTCCTTAAAAATAGCTGTTACGGCATCAACCGCACACTGGCTTATAATCAAAGAAGAACTGGTTGGGTAAGATAAGCTAATACTTTTACTTGTTCGATGTTGTGGCAAATCTTTTTTATGCCTATCGCTGCTCAACATCACAATAATCATGTGGCAACTGGAACCTTGCTGCCTCAATTTTTCGGCGCAAGCGGTGGCAAAGGTAGAAATGCGCTCTTTTATATTATCGATATCCGAATATGTATATTCAAAACTTCTGGTGGTGGCTATGGCCCGTTTGTTTTGGGGCTCGTCCAAAATTATTTTCGAATTGCCTTCTAGATCTTTTTTCAATTTCCACTCGGTTATTGAAAAGGTTTTCCGAACCCATTCATCTGGCAATTGCGTAAAATCGTAAGCCGTTTTACAACCTTTAGCCTGAAGCCTTTTGCTCAATCTTCGGCCAATGCCCCAAACATCTTCAATCTTAATCCACTTTAGAGCTTTAATACGCTTTTCTTCAGAATCTATCACATAAATGCCTTTGGTTTGCTTCGGAAATTTACGCGCTATCCTATTGGCCACTTTGCTCAAAGCTTTGGTTGGTGCGATACCTACACAGGTTGGAATACCCGTCCATTTTAAAATCCGACTCCTGATTTGGGTGGCATACTCGTTAAAATTGTAATTATGGAATCCTTTAAATTGAAGAAAAGCCTCATCGATGCTATACACTTCAACATCGGGCGTAAACTGTTCCAAGATTTTCATTACCCTGCTACTCATATCGCCGTACAACGGATAATTGGAAGAAAACACCTGAATGTTGTTGGCCTTGCAAAAGCCTTCCCATTTAAAAATAGGCGCCCCCATGGGCAACCCCAATGCTTTGGCTTCATCGCTTCGCGAAATAACACAGCCATCGTTATTGCTTAAAATAGCAACGGGCTTCCCCTGCAAATTCGGGTTGAACACCCGCTCGCATGAGGCATAAAAGTTATTACAATCTACTAAAGCAAACATATGTAAATTTACGTCTTTTCGATTAGTTTAACGTTAAAAAAAATGGGGTATGTGTTAAAAATCAATCCTTCTTTTTAAAAGGATTGATTTTCAATTTACTTAACAAAACCAGACAAGGATTCTGCAGCAAATTACAGAACTGTACTTTTTACTTCTTTCCAGACTTTAATCAATAATACCGCAGAAATTAGAGCTGTACCGGTAAATATTACAGCAAGATTAAACTCACCATAAATCCAATATCCTGTAGCGAACAAGCAACTATAAATAAGCGCACACCCAAAGAGCATAGCTAGAATGCCCGAAGGCACACTCCAGCCTTCTTTAGTTGTTACTATGGTAATGTTTTCAGTTGCAGCTTCATCAACCACTTTTTTCCATCCTGGCCCACCAGGCTGTATTTTATTATAAAACAACTGTAGCACGTCCTTACTTTCCGGTTGGGTTAAAAAGGTAACGACCAACCACAAAATGGTTGTTACCAATACTATTGATGGAAATTTGGCCCAAGTTGGAAACACACTACTCTCTTCTCCAAAAAAGTATGTTCCCAAGGTTGTAAAATTCAATAAGATTGAAATAATACCCGATGAAAACATAGCTGCTATTTCGCTCCACGCATTGATGCGCCACCAAAACCAGCGTAATATAAAAATGAGTCCTGTTCCAGCTCCAAACATCAAAATAATATCGAACAACTGTAATGCATTCTGAAGTACCAACGCCAGCAATGCACTGCAAACCATTAAAATTACTGTTGAAATTTTACCTACAGCAACCTTCTGTTTTTCGGTAGCATTTTTATTAATCTGCTGAATATAAAAATCGTTAACAATATATGAAGACCCCCAATTTAAATGTGTAGAAATGGTTGACATGTAAGTGCTGCCAACGATGCCAAAACCACCCCCAATAAACCTGCTGGTAATTTGGTAAGCATAGCAGAATAGGCCAAATCATGCCCCAATTTACTTTCAGTAACATTTGGAAATGCTTGTTGGATACTGGCCACATCGGGATACACCACTAATGAAGCCAAAGCCACAATAATCCATGGCCAAGGACGTAAGGCGTAGTGCATAATATTAAAAAAGAAAGTAGCCCCAATAGCATGATTTTCGTCTTTTGCGGCAAGCATTCGCTGGGCAATATACCCACCACCGCCGGGCTCTGCTCCAGGATACCATGCACTCCACCATTGCACTGCCAAAGGGATAATCAACAAAACAATAAGCGAATTTGTATCGTTAAAATCTGGGAGCAACGAGAGTTTATCAGTTACTTGATTATTTTCAATTAAGGCAGCCATACCACCCACCTCCGGAAGATTAACCAAGTAATATGCCGCACCAACTGAGCCTGTCATCGCCACAAAAAAGAGTAAAAAATCGGTATACACCACACCTTTAAAACCTCCTATGGCACTAAAAACAACCGTTACCAAACCAGCTATAATAACAGTTTGCCAAGGTTCCAACCCCAACATAATACCTCCTATTTTAATAGCTGCTAGAGTTACGGCCGACATCGCCAAAACATTGAACACCACTCCCAAATACACTGCACGGAAACCGCGCAAAAAACGGGCTGGTTTTCCGCCATAGCGCAACTCATAAAACTCGATATCGGTACTCACTTCCGATTTACGCCATAACTTGGCATAAACAAAAACCGTAAGCAAACCGGTAAGCAAAAAAGCCCACCATACCCAGTTTCCGGAAACTCCGTTGGTTCTTACTATATCAGTAACAAGGTTTGGCGTATCGGTAGAAAATGTGGTGGCCACCATAGAGAGTCCCAAAAGCCACCAAGGCATGGAGCGTCCTGACAGAAAATATTCGGATGAATTTTCTCCCGATTTTTTTGACACCCAAAATCCAATAAATAATGTAATTGAAAAAAACAGAACTATTAGTACATAGTCTATTGTATGCAGCTGCACCATAACGTTATTTGTTTGCTTTTGTGAATTGTAAATCTATTAGAAT from Tamlana crocina includes:
- a CDS encoding F0F1 ATP synthase subunit epsilon, which codes for MYLEIVSPEATLFSGEVDAVAVPGVNGEFQMLNNHAAIVSSLKEGFIKISGAVTLNADVEDNFSKGENNTTLLKINSGTVEMKDNKVIVLAD
- a CDS encoding Y-family DNA polymerase produces the protein MFALVDCNNFYASCERVFNPNLQGKPVAILSNNDGCVISRSDEAKALGLPMGAPIFKWEGFCKANNIQVFSSNYPLYGDMSSRVMKILEQFTPDVEVYSIDEAFLQFKGFHNYNFNEYATQIRSRILKWTGIPTCVGIAPTKALSKVANRIARKFPKQTKGIYVIDSEEKRIKALKWIKIEDVWGIGRRLSKRLQAKGCKTAYDFTQLPDEWVRKTFSITEWKLKKDLEGNSKIILDEPQNKRAIATTRSFEYTYSDIDNIKERISTFATACAEKLRQQGSSCHMIIVMLSSDRHKKDLPQHRTSKSISLSYPTSSSLIISQCAVDAVTAIFKEGIKYKRAGVIVTGLVPTNNHQLQLFDKENPKHQPLMQSIDFLNSKYKSHKIKLGNQDLKRTWKMRQERLSPRYTTNINDIILVR